The stretch of DNA CTTTTGCAGGCCTAGCGGCCAATGCGGGCATTCAGTTTACCCTGGCCAAGCGTAGCCCCAGTGGCACCGCAACCACCGGTATTGAGCGCAAGCAAACCAGCACCACCAGCTGGGGCACCGACGACCGGATGAAGAGCACCACCACCGGCGGCCTCAACGCATGGCCGGCTGGCCAGTACCTTAATCTGTGGGTGTGCAACCTGAGTGGGGGCGTGCTGGGCTACGCCCAGTTCCCGGGTGGCGCGGCCAGCACCGATGGCGTTGTTATTCTCAGCTCGGCTTTCGGGCGGGGCGGTTCGTCATCGGCTCCCTTTAACCTGGGCCGGACGGCGACGCACGAGGTAGGCCACTGGCTGAACCTGCGCCACATCTGGGGTGATGCCAGCTGCGGCAACGACCTGGTCTCGGACACGCCCACCCAGCAAACCAGCAACTACGGCTGCCCCTCTTTCCCGCACGTAACCTGCTCCAACGGCAGCAACGGCGACATGTTTATGAACTACATGGACTACGTGGATGATGCCTGCATGTACATGTTCTCCAACGGGCAGTCGTCGCGCATGAACGCGCTGTTTGCTTCCGGCGGGGCGCGAGCTTCATTGCTCACTTCGGCCGGCGGCACGGCTCCGGGCGGCACTACTCCCACCACTCCTACGTACTGCGCGTCAAAGGGCAGCAGCGTATCGTATGAGTGGATTGACCTGGTACAGCTAGGCTCCATCAGCCGCACCTCGGGCGCTAACGCGGGCTACTACGATGGTACGGCCCTGGGCACCACTGTAACAGCCGGAACTTCACAGACCATCAGCTACTCGGCAGGCTACAGCTCTTCCGCCTACACTGAGTACTGGAAGGTTTACATCGATTACAACCAGGATGGCGACTTCACGGATAGCGGCGAGTTGGTGGCCAGCCGCAGCAGCTCCTCTTCCAGCACGCTCACCAGCACCTTCACGGTACCTGCTACGGCTAAGAGCGGCAAAACCCGCCTGCGTATAGTCATGAGCGACGCTTCGGCCACTACTAGCTGCGGCAGCTACAGCTACGGCGAAACCGAGGATTACAGCATTACCATCTCGGGTGGGGCAGCTCGCCAGGCGGGCGCTACGGCCGAAACGGCAGGCTACCGCATCTTCCCGAACCCGGCGACCGATGTGCTTAACATTGAAGTACCGGCATCGGTGCAGAACAGCGCCGTATCGGTGAAGGTGTATGATGTACGCGGTGCCGAGATGAAGCAGGTAACTTTTGATGGCAACCTGCTAACCGTGGGTGGCCTAGCCAAGGGCGTGTACCTGCTCCGCATTGATGATGGCCAGCAGGTGTCACATCAGCGCTTTATCAAGGAGTAAATGCTCTCAGGCAACGCCTAAGGCTAACTCCTTGTAGTAGCCCTATAGCGTGTCAGGCCACTTGTAGGTCCTTTTGGCTCGCTTAATAAGCTTGTCACACAAACCGGCCCCTCTTCACTTAATGAAGAGGGGCCGGTTTGTGTGACAAGCTTATTAAATACTACGGCTTATTGCTTGCAGAAATGTTGTCGCATAATGCCAGCGCTGGACTGCACCTGCAGCAGATATAGCCGGGCCTCAGGTAGTTGCGCTGTAGGCACCTGCAGTAGCGAAGTACCGGCTGGTGGCAGCATTCGCTGCTCCTGCCACAGCACTCGGCCTGTAACATCCAGTATGCGCATAGTCACGGGCCCACTGAGAGGTGCTGAGAAGCTTACGTTCACTTCCGAAACCGCAGGATTAGGATATAGCCGCATGCCTGCTGAAGCGCTTTTGCCAGGTAACAGGCTAGCCACCGTTACCACACTGCTGTACTGTGCTTTGCCATCTATATCCACTTGGCGCAAGCGGTAATACGCAGTGCCAGCGGCAGGCTCTACGTCGGTAAACAGGTAATTCAAGCGTGTTGTGCTGGTACCCGCAGCCACCACGTGACCTATTGGCTGAAAAGTGCGGCCATCAACGCTACGCTCAACTTCAAAATACGCACTGTAGCGCTCAGAGGCTGTGGCCCAGCGCACCTGCACCTGCCCATTTTGCAGCGTAGCCACAAAGCGAACCAGCTCAACGGGCAGCGGCGTCTGCAGCACTACTGGCGGAGAACTAGCGCAGGCCGTGGCTGGGTTGTACGCAATCTGGATAGCATTTCCTCGTGCTAACAGGCCTACAGCATAAGAATTTACCAAACGCTGGTCGCCCTTGTTAGCACCCCAGCGGTGGCTGGCAGCTACCGTGTTGCTCCCAATAGGGTTGATGTAAGGAGTCGAAAAATCAGGCCCGAGCAGGGAGTCGTTCCAGAAGACATAATCCTGAGCGCCTTGATTGCCGGGGCGCACATCCTGCACCGAAATACCAGTTGTAGGAGCCTGCTCACAATCCCATATAGGAAAGTTAACGGGACCTACCCCACTGGAGAAGGTTATGGTTAGCGTGGTTTGCGTTATGTTAACCCCTGAGTCAGTCTTGCCGTCCCACTCGTAGGTATTGTTGCCAACTACCGTAGACTTTTCCAGCACCCGATCCTGGGTTCGATCATACTGCCCGTTAGAGTCGCCATCGATGAAGACTATCCCAAAACCCGCCTGATCTACATTAAGCGTGAACGTAGTGACGCCATTGGCGCAAGTAGTTGTAGCAGTAGGATTACCGGGCCGGGGAGAGGTTGGATAGATTGTCGGATCGGGGTTGTTGACGAAGAGCTTGTACTCCGGATAACCGACGTTGGTTACCTGGCTCTTGCGCTTGGCCTTGAAGTTGCCGGCTACAGTAGTGCCCTGGCTGTTGGCCACCAGAATTACACCAAACGGTTGAATACCAGCGTAGCTCACCCGCTTTACAAAGAAGCTGTTGTTGCCGAAGTTAGGGTTCGGAATCAGGGGATACAAGCCAAAGGAGGTAGACAACTCATTGGTGCCGCCCGCCGCCGTAAATGACCATTGCTTTGAATACAACCGGCCCGTTTTCTCACTAGTAGCATCACGTACCGTAAAATCCCAGAGGTCGTACCAAGCCTTATTCTGGGTAGCTGTCACTGCCCCCGTACCATCTACCTCCATAAATTCAATCCAGAAATCCTGGTCGGCATTGGTGGTGTTGGTATAGCTAATTGGGTTGTAGCCTGCAGTTGGGCCGCCGGTATAGCGGGGGCCAGCGGCCGCTTCTTCGGGTGTGGCAATAACCCCCGGTCCGGCCGCCAGATTAGGCTGCTCCTGCGCTGTGGGCTGCGGTGCAAGGGGCTCAAGATAGTTGGTATTCACTACCGTCTCGGTGGTGCCTGTGGGTGAATATTTGAGTTGCAGCCGCAAACGCCCTGGGTTGCCGCTGTTCGTCCGGACGCGCCGCACTCCGTAGTACAGCGTCTCGCCGGCCTTCACTCGAATGTAGAGACGCTGGTCTGCGGGGGCCCCCTCCTTCAGAAAGTACTTAGAGTTGGAATTGGGGTCGGTTACGCCGCCATCATTATGTTGGAGGTAGCCAATGTAATTGTTCTTGCCCGTAGCCGTACCCCGGGTACCGATTCCAGGCGTTAGGTTCTTTGAGCCCTCAGCCCAGGCAGCAGTGAAACTTGCTGCGCTAAGGGCAGTAATGAAGGCTCCCACACGTAGACTGCGGCATAATGTGCAAATAGAAAGTAGCTTCATAGCAAATGAATAGAGTGGAAAAGACCGCCTACTAGTGTGCTACAGCTCAAGTATAGCACAACAGTAGACTGGCAAATTTAGGCTGCAGAAACGGCACAATCTACTGATCATTAAAACATAACACTTAATCTATATTTACTTCCTTTTTGAACTATTACAGTGCCGCCAGGCAGCTATAGGCACAACCACCTGACAGCCTGCCCCCCTGATGCTGCCGCAAACTTTTTCCCTCGTCTCTAGTAAAAAAGCCTGCTTACCCTTTACTTTCTCCCTCCCTGTATGAAGACCTTATACCTGATGCGCCACGCTAAGTCAAGCTGGAGCTTTGATGACCTGACCGACAAAGAACGCCCACTTAACAGCCGCGGACGCGACGACGCCCCCGCCATGGGCCAGGCCTTGGCCGAGCGCGACATCCGGCTGGATCTGGTGGTGGCTTCCCCTGCCGTGCGGGCCCTAAGCACGGCTGCGCTGGTAGCCAAAGAAGTAGAGTACCCGCCCGAGAATATTCAGGTGATTGACCGGATTTACGAGGCTGAAGTAACGGACCTGCTGGATGTGGTGCGCCAGCTGCCCGACGGCGCCGACTCAGTGCTGCTGGTAGGCCACAACAACACGCTCACGGAGTTTGCCAATGTACTCTCTCCTAACCCGGTGCCGGAGATGACCACGGCCGCTATTGCTTGCCTCAAGTTTACCTGCGACCGTTGGGCCGATGTGAACCGCACAAATGCCGAGCTGTACTTCTACGACCACCCCCGCCACGAGAATTAATAAGAAAGTAACGCCTGCCCTGCAAAGCAGGTGCGCTATTTGCAGGTGCTACAGCTTGCTACTATCACCTAACTCATGGAAGAAACCAAACAAGGGCGCCCTCAGCTACTAAACCGCGAACTGAGCTGGCTGGCCTTTAACCGCCGCGTACTGCAGGAAGCCCAGACGCCGGAGGTGCCGCTGCTGGAGCGCATTAAGTTTCTGGCCATCTTTTCCAGCAACCTCGATGAGTACTTCAAAGTGCGCGTGGCTACCCTCCGCCGCCTGGTGAAGCTGAAAAAGAAAACCCGCGCCAAGCTGGGCGAAGACCCCGTGGAGCAGCTCCATGATTTGCTGGCCGAAGTGGGAAGGCAGCAGCAGGAGTTTGGCGATACGTTCCGCAACGGTATTTTACCGGAGCTGCGCAACCAGCACATTCACCTGATATCCGAGCACGACCTGACGGAGGAGCAGCACCAGTGGGTGCTGCAGTACTTCCGGGAGCACGTGCAGGATTTGCTGTCGCCCATTATCCTCGACGATAACCTGCATCACTTGTTTCTGCGCGACCAGAGCGTGTACCTCACCTTTTTCCTGGCTCAACCCACTGAGAAAAAGAAGAAGCACGATGATGAGCGCATTGTTGTAATGGAGCTGCCTACCAAGCGCCACGGCAGCCGGTTTGTGCAGCTCCCGGCCCAGGGCGAGGAGAAGTACGTGATGTTCCTGGATGACGTAATCCGGTGCGGTGCGGCTGAGATGTATGCCAAGTACCAGAAGGTGCAGGTGCACGCCCTAAAACTCTCCCGCGACGCCGAGCTGGACATTCAGGAAGAGGTATCGGGCAATATGCTGGCCAAGATCAAGAGCAGCCTGCAGAAGCGCGAAACGGGCTACCCTGCTCGCTTGCTTTATGACCCCGCCATGCCCAAGCAGGTGCTGCGGGCCATTATGCAAAAAACAGGCATCGGGCAGGAAGAGCTGGTAGAGGGCAGCCGCTACCATAACTTCCGCGACTTCTTCGGTTTTCCTGATCTAGGCCTCTCCCACCTTAAGTACGAGGCCCAGCCCCCACTGCCCCACCCCACGCTGCCCCGCACGGGCAAGCTGCTGCCCGCCATTGCCGAGCGCGACCACCTGCTGCACCCGCCCTACCAGTCATTTGATTACGTGACGCGGCTGATTACGGAAGCGGCCAAAGACCCGCAGGTTAGCGGCATTAGCATTACGCTCTACCGCGTTTCCAATAAGAGCGAGGTAGCCAAAGCCCTGCTGAAAGCCGCCAAAAACGGCAAGCAGGTAACGGTGGTAGTGGAGCTAAAAGCCCGGTTTGATGAAGAGTCAAACATGTTCTGGGCCGAGAAGCTGCAGAAAGCGGGCGCTAACGTCATCTATGGGATTCCGGAGCTGAAAGTACACAGCAAGCTGCTGCTGATTACCCGCGGCGAGGAAGACCAAAACAAGCTCTACGCTTATCTCAGCACAGGCAACTTCAACGAGGTAACCAGCCAGATCTACGCCGACCACGGCCTGTTTACGGCCAACCCCGAGATAACCCATGAGGTAGCCGAGGTTTTCCGCTATTTCCATGACCGCCAGGATAAAACCGGCGTATTCAAGCACCTCTTGGTGGCCCCGTTTGAGTTGCGCGAAAAGCTGGTGGCCCTCATCGACCATGAAATTTCCCTGGCCAAAAAGGGCAAAGAGGCCTACATCATCTTGAAGCTCAATGCCCTGCAAGATGAGCGCATGATTTTGAAACTCTACGAAGCCAGCCAGGCCGGCGTACGCATTGAGTTGCTGGTACGCGGTATCTCGTGCGTAATTCCGGATCTGGCGGGCCAGAGCGAGAACATCAGTCAGCGGGGGCTGGTAGACCGCTACCTGGAGCACGCCCGCGTGTACGTATTTGGCAATGGCGGCCAGGAGAGAGTGTACGTGGCTTCCTCTGACTGGATGGCCCGCAACCTTGACCGCCGCGTGGAAGTGGCCTTCCCTATTCTGCAGGATGACCTGCGAGCAGAGGTGCGCCACCTCCTAGACCTGCAGCGCCAGGATAACGTGAAATCTAGAGACTGCCACAACAATTTTATTGGCCGTGATGAGGCAGAAGCCGGAAAGATCAGGGCCCAGCAAGAGACTTACCAGTACCTGAAGAAGCTCAGCCAAAAGAAGCGCAAATAGCCAATTCAGGTAGTAGTAAAAAACAAAAGCCCCATCTACTCAGATGGGGCTTTTTTTGGCGTCTGAATCTACTGGCCTAGCGGCCTCCGGCCGTTTTGCGCAGGAACTTGCGCGGGGGTACTAAGAACACCTCTAGGCTGGCATAGGGTGCTCCGCCAAGAGTGTTTTCAATCACCTTGGGGCGGGTGCCGCCGCCCAGGCTAAACAGCGTGCCTTTGTTGCCGTCTTTATCGAAGGCATTAAATGAGTAGTTGTAGCGGTAGCCGCCCTCCAGGCCAAACCAGAGGAAGTCATAGATTTCCCGCTCCATGCGCAGCCGGAATTTCACCTCGGTTTCGCGCACAATCAGAGTTTGCAGGCCATTCATCAGCGGCTCGCGCAGCTTAATATTGTAGTTAAGACCATCAACGGTGTAGCCCCCAAAAAACAGCGTTTTGGGAGAAGCATTATACCGGAAGGTAACCCGGGCCGGAAACAGCGCCTCTACGCCCCAATGCGGGTTGAAGGTGCGGTTATACAGCACTACCGGGTACATGCTCTGGCGCCCAAAGGTGTAGCCTAACTGGGCACCAATACCCCAGGCAAAGGTGGGGCTGCGCTTCCAACCATAAATAAACTCCCCCGACATCTTCAGGTAGTCCGGAATGTCAAGCTCTGAGGAGGTATAGTCGCCGTTCAACTCGCCCTTAATGCGGGCCAGGTACCAGTGCGTTTCATCAATGGGCCTGATCACGGCCAGCTGCGTGCCAATTACTTTCAGCCCTTTGTCCTCCAGGTTGCGGTAGTAGGTAGAGTTGTTGGGCTCCTTGAATTGAAACTCCTCCCGGTCATAATTGAGGCCTATCACCACTTTCAGGTGCGGATGATTCCAGACGGGGATATAGCCCTTGATAAAGGCCCGGCGGTTTTTAGTAACAGTGGTAGAAGCCTTCTGGGCCGGATCCCGGTCGTTGATAGTGGAGTTAATCTTGAAATCAGAGAGGCTCTCAATATGGGCTACCACGCCTTTGCTGGGCCCCATCCCGATTACGCTGGGTACGGCAAACTCCCGGTCCTGGCCTACCTGGTCGGCGGCGGCCGTGTCGCTGGCCAGGGGGGCGGGAGGCGGGTACACGGGCGGCGTGGTGGGCGTAATCTGGGCCTGAGCCGTTACAGCCCCTCCTAACAGAACGGTAGCAATGGTCAGCGGACATGCATACCGGGCAAACAGCGTCGAGAAGTTGGTCATAAACGGGAAGAATGGAGGGGAGCTAAACGACGAAAAGACGTTAGGCTAGCCTTAACGTCTTTTCGGGAAAAAGGATGAGCAAGAAGCCGGGTTAAACCCCGCAAACGTGAATTAACGCCAGGTTGCGCATGGCTGTACTAGCCTGGCTAGGCCACTCCTTTACCGCCCCCGCGGGGGCCCAGGCTAAAACAGGAAGTCAAATCCCACAAACACCAGGTTTTCTTCACCTACTGAATAAGTGGCATTGATCACGGCCTGCTTCAGAATATCGGCCCACACCCCGCCACCTACGGCAGTATGGAAAGCCCGTAGGCCAGTTTTGGTATCGTAGTGCGTGTATACCCGAGCGGCATCGGCCAGGCCGAGAATACCAAACTTGCCCGGCACCACATAGGCATTAAACGTGAAGAGCTGAATGCGCACCTCGGCATTAGCATACACGGAGCTGCGGCCCGCATAGCGAGTACGGCGGTAGCCGCGCAGGTTGGTGGTACCGCCCAAGGTGTTTGCCTGGTAGAAGCGGTAGTCGCCGAGGTTGCGGTTGGCGCCAATGCGGCCGGCCCACGTTAGCTGGAAGGGGAAGTTGGGCGAGAGATAAAACCGGGCTTCCGTGGTAAGGCGGCCGTAGTTGAGCTTCTCGCCATTCAGCTGATAGTTGTACTCGGCTGAGTTATACAGGCGTAGGCCTATGCGTGGGTTTTTGGGCGAGGAGCTGGCATCGAGGTTCAGGTACGCCTTGCCCCCCAGGTAACGGTTCAGGCCAAAGTCGGAGCTGCGGATGCCCACGGCGGCGGTACCCTCACGGCCGTTGCCGTTCTCATCGAGGCCGGCGGCTATTTCACTGCCAATCTGGCCACGATCAACGCGGAACTGGTCGTACTGCGGGCCAAAGCCCAGTTGCAGAAAGCTAAAGAGGCTCTTCTCCAGCATGGGCGCCACATATAGCCGCGAGAACCGGATGCGGTACGTGTCGTTGATATCGCGGTTGCGGATACGGTCACCGTCGTTTTCCTCCGCCAATCGGTTACGGGTGTCGTTACCCAGCCCGAAGTAGTTGTAGAGCAACTGGGGGCCGTACAGCTGGGCGGTTACGCGCAGGTCCAGGTTGCCGAAGATATCCACGTAGTGCCCCAGATACCGCACGTTGTAGGCGTTCTGCGAGGGCGAGAAGTTGGCCGCCAGGCTTTGCTCAGTAGAGTAAGGCGACTTCCGGAATCCGTAGGTACGGTAAATTGCCCCACCTCCTATGAACAGGCGGTCATCAATATTGTACCCGAAGTAGGCCGTGGGCCCCAGGTAATTCAGCGTGTAGTCTCGGCGGTCGGTGCGAGTGTGCACATCATAGCGGCTCACGTCAATGCCCGGCTCCAGGCGCAGGCGAGCGTCTTTGCCGGCCACAATCACGTTGCTGGTGTCGGCGTCATAAATGTGCAGCTGGTGGTTGATGCCCGTTACGTTAGAGCGGTCCGTGATGCTGTCCTTATCAGTACCAGCAATGATGCGCACTTTGGCTCCGCGCTTTACCTCGCCTTTCACGTCGTAAATGTCCTCGCCGGCAAAACCATACAGACGAATTTCCTTCGTGACCTTGTTGTCGAAGGTGCGGTCGAAGAGCATTTTGGTGAGCTCTCCTTCCTTATTGATCTTCTGCACGGTTACGTGCGTCTTGTTGTCGGGCAGGCGCTCTACCACAAATTTCTCCCGCTTCTTGGAGCCTTTTACCTCTGTCACGCGGCTCACCATGGTGTAATAATCGGCGGCCACCTGGGGCAATAGGTCACGGCGGCTTTTCAGCTTGGCGATAATCTCGGGGCCGTGCAGGTCATAGATCTGCTTAGGCCACCGTTCCCGGAATGCCTGTTCAATTACGTCGTCGGTCAGGGCAGCTTTCAGCTCTTCCGCCTGCTTTACCCAGTCTTCCTTGGTTACGGAAGCCAAGTATACCCGGTCGTTGCTCAGGGCCGTCAGGTTGAGGCCCTTCCAGTCGGCGTAATCATAGCCAAAATTCTGAAAGTTGCGGATGGCCCACTTGCGCGAAGCCAGGTACGGAAACAAGCCATCACCCTTAAAGAAAGCAATGTCGCGGTCTTCAGGCACGGCCGTAAATTTTCGGTCGCCGTCCTTATCCTTTCGCTCGGCCCAGCGCCACTGGTCCTCGTGCCGGTCCCAGTCGCCAATCCACATATCAAAGAGGCGCGAGCGGGCAAAAGCTTTTTCATTAACGCGGTTATCGTTGTCGTCGGTGATGCGCTCAAATACCTTGTCGGTGCCCACCAGGTTCTTGGCATTCCCCAATGACTCCACGTTGCTCTGGTCGTCCTTGGCGTCTTCCTCAATGGCGCCCGGCGTGTTACCAAAGCGGGGCAGGTATATGCCCAGCAGGGGGTCTTGGGGAATGTAGCGCAACTCGGGGTTGGTGTGCAAGATACCCGCAGCAGTAGCCAGCGGAGGCAGCGGCAACGAGCCCAGCGGATGCTGCGCCGAAATCTGATCCTGCAGAATATCAGCTGCGGCGCCGGAGCGCAGCGCCTCTGGCAGTACCGCCGAGGGGTCTTTGTTCAGGCTCCGGATGGTGAAGTTGCGGCCCTCCTCGTTGCGCACTTTCAGGGAAGCCGTTTGTTTGCCGCCCCCAATTTTGTAGGGTGATAGGCCACCCTTCTCCGTGGCCAGATCCAGCACCGGAAACGCAATGGGCGTAGCCCACTCCTTGCGGTAGTGGTCACCGAACAGAAACCGATGAAACTTGCCCGCCTCATCGTATTCGGGGTGAATGGCGGTGGTAACGGTGCTGTCGCGAAAGTCGGGGCGGTTGATGGTTTGCGGGTTGCTGGTTTGCTGGGCCGCAGTGGCCGCCTGCAACGCATACATGGGCGTGCGGAACACGCGCCGCCCCGTTTCACCCCGGCCCTCCGGAATAAAATACTCTACCCACACCTCGCCGTTGGTGTAGTAGTTCACGCGGGCAAAGCCCTTCTCCT from Hymenobacter taeanensis encodes:
- a CDS encoding GEVED domain-containing protein, which translates into the protein MKKAIYSMALAGLCLGMGYTAEAQKVRQCATMENLAAQLAADPGLAQRLAAIESQTQQAEANPVAQRGTTATLTIPVVVHVLYNTTAQNISDAQIQSQIDVLNEDFNKLNSDVSKTPAAFAGLAANAGIQFTLAKRSPSGTATTGIERKQTSTTSWGTDDRMKSTTTGGLNAWPAGQYLNLWVCNLSGGVLGYAQFPGGAASTDGVVILSSAFGRGGSSSAPFNLGRTATHEVGHWLNLRHIWGDASCGNDLVSDTPTQQTSNYGCPSFPHVTCSNGSNGDMFMNYMDYVDDACMYMFSNGQSSRMNALFASGGARASLLTSAGGTAPGGTTPTTPTYCASKGSSVSYEWIDLVQLGSISRTSGANAGYYDGTALGTTVTAGTSQTISYSAGYSSSAYTEYWKVYIDYNQDGDFTDSGELVASRSSSSSSTLTSTFTVPATAKSGKTRLRIVMSDASATTSCGSYSYGETEDYSITISGGAARQAGATAETAGYRIFPNPATDVLNIEVPASVQNSAVSVKVYDVRGAEMKQVTFDGNLLTVGGLAKGVYLLRIDDGQQVSHQRFIKE
- a CDS encoding T9SS type A sorting domain-containing protein, whose amino-acid sequence is MGAFITALSAASFTAAWAEGSKNLTPGIGTRGTATGKNNYIGYLQHNDGGVTDPNSNSKYFLKEGAPADQRLYIRVKAGETLYYGVRRVRTNSGNPGRLRLQLKYSPTGTTETVVNTNYLEPLAPQPTAQEQPNLAAGPGVIATPEEAAAGPRYTGGPTAGYNPISYTNTTNADQDFWIEFMEVDGTGAVTATQNKAWYDLWDFTVRDATSEKTGRLYSKQWSFTAAGGTNELSTSFGLYPLIPNPNFGNNSFFVKRVSYAGIQPFGVILVANSQGTTVAGNFKAKRKSQVTNVGYPEYKLFVNNPDPTIYPTSPRPGNPTATTTCANGVTTFTLNVDQAGFGIVFIDGDSNGQYDRTQDRVLEKSTVVGNNTYEWDGKTDSGVNITQTTLTITFSSGVGPVNFPIWDCEQAPTTGISVQDVRPGNQGAQDYVFWNDSLLGPDFSTPYINPIGSNTVAASHRWGANKGDQRLVNSYAVGLLARGNAIQIAYNPATACASSPPVVLQTPLPVELVRFVATLQNGQVQVRWATASERYSAYFEVERSVDGRTFQPIGHVVAAGTSTTRLNYLFTDVEPAAGTAYYRLRQVDIDGKAQYSSVVTVASLLPGKSASAGMRLYPNPAVSEVNVSFSAPLSGPVTMRILDVTGRVLWQEQRMLPPAGTSLLQVPTAQLPEARLYLLQVQSSAGIMRQHFCKQ
- a CDS encoding SixA phosphatase family protein, whose amino-acid sequence is MKTLYLMRHAKSSWSFDDLTDKERPLNSRGRDDAPAMGQALAERDIRLDLVVASPAVRALSTAALVAKEVEYPPENIQVIDRIYEAEVTDLLDVVRQLPDGADSVLLVGHNNTLTEFANVLSPNPVPEMTTAAIACLKFTCDRWADVNRTNAELYFYDHPRHEN
- the ppk1 gene encoding polyphosphate kinase 1; the encoded protein is MEETKQGRPQLLNRELSWLAFNRRVLQEAQTPEVPLLERIKFLAIFSSNLDEYFKVRVATLRRLVKLKKKTRAKLGEDPVEQLHDLLAEVGRQQQEFGDTFRNGILPELRNQHIHLISEHDLTEEQHQWVLQYFREHVQDLLSPIILDDNLHHLFLRDQSVYLTFFLAQPTEKKKKHDDERIVVMELPTKRHGSRFVQLPAQGEEKYVMFLDDVIRCGAAEMYAKYQKVQVHALKLSRDAELDIQEEVSGNMLAKIKSSLQKRETGYPARLLYDPAMPKQVLRAIMQKTGIGQEELVEGSRYHNFRDFFGFPDLGLSHLKYEAQPPLPHPTLPRTGKLLPAIAERDHLLHPPYQSFDYVTRLITEAAKDPQVSGISITLYRVSNKSEVAKALLKAAKNGKQVTVVVELKARFDEESNMFWAEKLQKAGANVIYGIPELKVHSKLLLITRGEEDQNKLYAYLSTGNFNEVTSQIYADHGLFTANPEITHEVAEVFRYFHDRQDKTGVFKHLLVAPFELREKLVALIDHEISLAKKGKEAYIILKLNALQDERMILKLYEASQAGVRIELLVRGISCVIPDLAGQSENISQRGLVDRYLEHARVYVFGNGGQERVYVASSDWMARNLDRRVEVAFPILQDDLRAEVRHLLDLQRQDNVKSRDCHNNFIGRDEAEAGKIRAQQETYQYLKKLSQKKRK
- a CDS encoding DUF6268 family outer membrane beta-barrel protein; the encoded protein is MTNFSTLFARYACPLTIATVLLGGAVTAQAQITPTTPPVYPPPAPLASDTAAADQVGQDREFAVPSVIGMGPSKGVVAHIESLSDFKINSTINDRDPAQKASTTVTKNRRAFIKGYIPVWNHPHLKVVIGLNYDREEFQFKEPNNSTYYRNLEDKGLKVIGTQLAVIRPIDETHWYLARIKGELNGDYTSSELDIPDYLKMSGEFIYGWKRSPTFAWGIGAQLGYTFGRQSMYPVVLYNRTFNPHWGVEALFPARVTFRYNASPKTLFFGGYTVDGLNYNIKLREPLMNGLQTLIVRETEVKFRLRMEREIYDFLWFGLEGGYRYNYSFNAFDKDGNKGTLFSLGGGTRPKVIENTLGGAPYASLEVFLVPPRKFLRKTAGGR
- a CDS encoding BamA/TamA family outer membrane protein is translated as MRRLLLSCSLLMLLAGSTIPTALAQKPDQTPHPTRPNYRNGGENWEAKTPPDSSGIRYSIFLIGDVGKPIPSAEGGEPSLNYLRKQILAAGNRSTTVYLGDNVYEYGMPEEGAYDRDESERRITDQLDILRNYAGEKYMIPGNHDWKQGLRGSVDQVNREQRFVEDYMTKDSAAFAYTGDFFIPRDACPGPFEVRLQDDLVLIAVNSQWFLQTNGERPYGANSGCGVANETDFFTQLEDIIARNKNKNIMVVAHHPLFSDGIHGGYFTLGDHFFPLSIVYKYAFLPLPVIGSIYPFARKYGGVSQDIAHPLYQAYKKGMMEIFQKYPNVVYAAGHEHNLQFFREGNLNHIVSGSGCKTQHVKPGDGGDALFSDKEKGFARVNYYTNGEVWVEYFIPEGRGETGRRVFRTPMYALQAATAAQQTSNPQTINRPDFRDSTVTTAIHPEYDEAGKFHRFLFGDHYRKEWATPIAFPVLDLATEKGGLSPYKIGGGKQTASLKVRNEEGRNFTIRSLNKDPSAVLPEALRSGAAADILQDQISAQHPLGSLPLPPLATAAGILHTNPELRYIPQDPLLGIYLPRFGNTPGAIEEDAKDDQSNVESLGNAKNLVGTDKVFERITDDNDNRVNEKAFARSRLFDMWIGDWDRHEDQWRWAERKDKDGDRKFTAVPEDRDIAFFKGDGLFPYLASRKWAIRNFQNFGYDYADWKGLNLTALSNDRVYLASVTKEDWVKQAEELKAALTDDVIEQAFRERWPKQIYDLHGPEIIAKLKSRRDLLPQVAADYYTMVSRVTEVKGSKKREKFVVERLPDNKTHVTVQKINKEGELTKMLFDRTFDNKVTKEIRLYGFAGEDIYDVKGEVKRGAKVRIIAGTDKDSITDRSNVTGINHQLHIYDADTSNVIVAGKDARLRLEPGIDVSRYDVHTRTDRRDYTLNYLGPTAYFGYNIDDRLFIGGGAIYRTYGFRKSPYSTEQSLAANFSPSQNAYNVRYLGHYVDIFGNLDLRVTAQLYGPQLLYNYFGLGNDTRNRLAEENDGDRIRNRDINDTYRIRFSRLYVAPMLEKSLFSFLQLGFGPQYDQFRVDRGQIGSEIAAGLDENGNGREGTAAVGIRSSDFGLNRYLGGKAYLNLDASSSPKNPRIGLRLYNSAEYNYQLNGEKLNYGRLTTEARFYLSPNFPFQLTWAGRIGANRNLGDYRFYQANTLGGTTNLRGYRRTRYAGRSSVYANAEVRIQLFTFNAYVVPGKFGILGLADAARVYTHYDTKTGLRAFHTAVGGGVWADILKQAVINATYSVGEENLVFVGFDFLF